The genomic interval CCCCCCGGTCTGTCAAAGCTAGCCGATAAGGAAAGCTGGATCACCTTTGAATCCCTCAGAAGCTTCACTCTCACCGGTGGTGGAACTTTCCATGGCCAGGGCCGAACTGCATGGCCCGAAAATCAATGccacaaaaattcaaattgccAGCTTCCCATTGTAATTCTTGCAAcactttcttatttgtttatttattacatttatgtatgtatttgttttttaatctttataatgaaaaaaagttTGACAACTGCTTTGATTTTCTATTGTGCAGTCGATACGATTTAATAAACTGAATGACTCGACAATCACTGGGGTGCAATCTGTTGATAGCAAGTTCTTCCACATTAACATCTTGGGTTGCTACAATTTGAAGctgaataaaattaacatctCTGCACCTGATGATAGTCCGAATACTGATGGAATTCATATTGGAAGATCAAATGGCATTGAGATATCGAATTCAATAATAGCCACTGGAGATGACTGTGTCTCTCTTGGTGATGGCAGTCAAAATGTCTTGGTGTCTGATGTTTCTTGCGGACCAGGACATGGGATCAGTGTTGGCAGCCttggaaaatataaaaaggaagaagatgtAGTTGGATTGACAGTCATCAATTGCACTTTCACAGGCACAAGTAATGGTGTGAGAATTAAGACATGGCCTGATTCTGAGGATGGAAAGGCTTCCAATTTCACATTTGAAGACCTTTTCATGAATAATGTGGAAAATCCCATTGTCATTGATCAGGAGTATTGCCCACATAACCAATGTAACATAAAGGTACAGAAAGATTAATTCATTACTCATTATTTGCTTATATCTCTAGGTTTATGCACAAATCTCGTCTTGACATCCTAACGTTAGctaatatttactaattacCCATTTTAATAGGTTCCTTCACGGGTGAAAATTAGCAATGTGAGATTTAGGAACATCCGAGGAACTTCATTAACAAAAGAGGCTGTTAGAATTGTTTGCAGCAAAGAGATTCCATGCCAAAATGTTGAGATTGGAGACATAAATTTGGTGTATAATGGTATTGATGATAAGGGCCCGGCAATATCTTCTTGTTCAAATGTTAAACCAACTCTTGTCGGAAAACAGATTCCAGCAACTTGCGTCTAACTAGGTTTCGCAGGCTCTTCAATGTCTAAatcatgtattttatttttccattatttGATTCGAGGATGTCGATTGCCCCCCTGGGATTGTTACTtgtaatatcaataaataaactagTAAAGATCATTTATTGTGTTTAATTCCCTGATTTTCCCAAGAAATGAACACCCAAGATTTCAATACTCCCCCGAGATTCAATCAAGAGTAACTGAAAAATCAAGGAATAATAGATCaaacaacaaagaaaacaagggATAAAAATACTTAAGTAATTTAGCAACCAGAGGTGCTTACATGCACTAGAGAACAAGATCAAATGCTTTCACTAAACAAGAATCAAAGTTTACAGACAGTGGCGTAACTACTCTTATGCCTTGTGTTGACCAAAATTTTGGAAACTCTTTTAATTctatgaaaattttctaaatattaagtaaaaagtaagagttaagaaaaatattaatcgtCAACATCTACTAAACTTTGAAAACACATTAATTCCCCGTCTACTTTATAGTCCTTactattttactatttatttatagaaaaagtaaattatctAACTTTTTTCCTTCCATCAAAGAGATGTAATTATATCTCAACATCTTAAGACTTGAAATTGGGGTTTTCgtcttctatttcttttttttaagtttatttcaCACAATACAGCTAAACGAACTATTCAACTTTAAGTTCTTTGATTCTTTCCCACAAGGGGCAAAGCCACCAACTATACCTAAAGATTCAAGAAGGTAAAGTTGGTACAGAATGAAACAATGTAAAggaagtttaattttaataaatgattgAATTAGATAGTATAATATACAATTATTTTGTACTTTCTTCAATCTCATTGGCAACCCCAAATTAAAATCCTCACTCCACCCGTGACTGCAGAGCTATAGAGCTCATTACAAAGAACAAAATGCTACTAAGAATTCTCTCTACAACTTTCTCTAGCCTCACGAAGCGATCTGCAAATTATGCTCATCAATTAGCCTTACAAAAGTTGTTTTTAGCTAACCCAGGGAACATCGGCTCCTTCTAACTAACTTCTAACTACTTTTGGGCCCACATTCTAAGCTTCTCACGTGCTCATCGCATGCAACTTAAGTTAGCAAGAAAAGATGGATCACTAATTTAACTCCGAAAACATATGCATTGTCGTCCGCTTATAAACGACATTCCGGTCACTAACTTTAACTCTGAACGTCTTATCGGGGTCTTCGAGTTCTTGTCCAAATCTCTCTTTTCCTTCTACATTGAACTACTGACAATGGTGTGtgtattgaaattaaatcactatcaaattctatattggCAAAGGAATCCCACTTGAaggattatttttttctttaatctactgtttaaataatatgatctcaccagttgttttatttatttattgttgtctacatgaaaataaattaaattagaaaaaaatattttattttctccaaaaaaaaaatatttcttcctctctctcaattctcaaatccacaaattaGGATACTCTCGTAATTATAGCAATTTTGATCtgatattatttgaaattaatttaagaaagaTTAATTGATGACGAAAgtgaatatgaaatattattactgTATATTCTTCATATTATTTACACAAAGAATGAGCGTATATATAGGCTTTACATGAAGCTAAAATAAGAAACTgaacaaatacaaatacaacataaatcGTGGGATATACATAATCATAATCTTGGGAATTAATGGAGATTGATTGGACGAGTGATTCTTGCTCAACATATCTTGGGAATTAACGGATATTGATTGGATGAGTGATTCTTGCTTAACACCCCCCTCAAACTCAAGATGGTGTGGTAGAAGTAAGCTTGAGTTTGCAAACGAGGTCATCAGCTCGGTAAAAAAGACTTGGTAAAAAGATCAAT from Citrus sinensis cultivar Valencia sweet orange chromosome 9, DVS_A1.0, whole genome shotgun sequence carries:
- the LOC102626295 gene encoding exopolygalacturonase-like, giving the protein MDYSSCSQLLVLAILVLFTLAQNIINAAPNGVFNVIDFGAVADGIRDNSKAFENAWREACNWNTYSTVLVPPGKYLVTSVVFKGPCKAPISFQLQGLILAPPGLSKLADKESWITFESLRSFTLTGGGTFHGQGRTAWPENQCHKNSNCQLPISIRFNKLNDSTITGVQSVDSKFFHINILGCYNLKLNKINISAPDDSPNTDGIHIGRSNGIEISNSIIATGDDCVSLGDGSQNVLVSDVSCGPGHGISVGSLGKYKKEEDVVGLTVINCTFTGTSNGVRIKTWPDSEDGKASNFTFEDLFMNNVENPIVIDQEYCPHNQCNIKVPSRVKISNVRFRNIRGTSLTKEAVRIVCSKEIPCQNVEIGDINLVYNGIDDKGPAISSCSNVKPTLVGKQIPATCV